The sequence GGCTCTCCGGGCTCGCTCATGGAGACCTGCGGTGGCGTTCGCTCGCCCGCGGCCGTGTTGTCCAGTTGCGCGGCCTCGCACCGACTGTCGGCGGCTTGGGGGTAGGCGACCCAATCACCGGAATCGATCTCGCGATTACGCTGTCCCTCGCCATGCAGCGTCAGCCGAGGACCGTAGGTCAGCCAGCGATCACTGTTCGGGTACGGGGAATCCGGACTGAGCCAACGAAATTCACCACCCTGATTTCGGCACTCCAGAAACGTCATCCGGTCGGGTAGTTGAGTCATCGCGCCTGCTGCGGCCGGTGCGCACGAGGCGCCCGGCTGGGGGACTGGCGCTGCGCCGGCGACGGGCGCCGCGGCGACGGCGATGCCAACCACCGCCGCGCCGACGGACATCCGTTTCATGTTGCCCGCGTCACACCTTGCTCAGGTCGGTACGCATGGTCGTCACCTGATAGTTGTCCCAGGTCGACAGGTTCCAGTAGAGATACTGCCTGTCGGCTTCGGGAACGTTCTGCGTCGAGGACCACGGGTGAATCATCGGCGCGTACGCGCCGGGCATCCGGGTGCCCGACACCAACGTGATCGGTGCGGACCACGGTCCCTGTGGCTGACTCGCCTTGCGCATCACCACGTTGCCCGCCGAGTCGGTGGTGAGCATGATGTACTGCTTCTCGTATTCGTTGTACTGCACCGACATTTCGCCCACCTTGGGGTATGTCGTGGTCCTGAAGAAGCCGAAGAACCCGCCGCTCGTTGTTGCCGGCAGAATGGGTTTGGCCGCAGCAGGGTTGTTGGTGACCCACGACGACCCGTTCCAGTACTGATACTTGGTCGCGTCGAGGATCTGGGTCTCGTGCACCCGCGAGAGGTAGACCGTTCCGGCTCGTCCCGACGGGGTGCCGTAGGCGTAGACCCAGCCCTGTTGGGCTTCGACCGAGCCGGCTGGCGGTTTGACCAGGGCGAACTGCTGGAAGTTCTGGTTACCCGACACGTACGGCACGGTCGAGTAACCCGGCGCGGAGGCGCGAATGCTCTCCCGTGCGACATGCCATGTCACACCGTTGTCGTCGGAGAACGCGACACCCGAGTAATTGGTCGTCCACCGGCCGGCCGTATCCCACGACCTGACGTCCATGAACGTGGCGTACTGCCGGGAGCCGTAATCGTTGGCGTACGGAACCGAGATGGCAGAGGTCGGGATGATCGTCACATCCGGGCCTACCGCGTAGCGTTCGTTGGCGATGACCTGCTTGAAGATGTTCTGGTTCAATTCTGAGTTGTACACCAGTGGGGCGCCGGAGAAGTCATCGGCGGTGGTGCCCGCGATCGGAACACTGCCGTTCTGGATGTACATGCCGTTGGACAGCATGTTGTCGGAGCTGCGGAACAGGAAGTTGTTACGCCACACTCCCGTGCGGACGGGGGTGCTGTTGGAGAATGTGTCTCCGAACAGCATCAACACCTGATGTTCGTTCACGGCGGTAGCGGTGTTCTCCGATATGCCGTTGTCCCACATGATTCCGAGGTCGGTGCCTCCGACGCCGAAGCGGCGTTGCGTGTCGTTGAGGCCGCCAGGACCCGTGACCTGGGTGATGATCCAGGTGTTGCCGCTGACGGCGGTCGGGGTGACCACGTAGGACGTCGACGGATCCGACGGCGCGGCCAGTGCGGCCGTCGACATATCCGTAAGGGCGAGCGCCGCGACAGGCGAGTTGCCGACGGCCGCAGTCTTCGTCAGCGTTGTCACCGACTCCGCCTCACGGCGTGCTCCCAAGGCGAGGAGCGCCATGACGATCGGTGACCCGATCGGTGCACCGGGAATGTTGGATGCCAACGCGCCGAGCCCGAAGACCGATATCAGGTTGGTCAAAAGCCTTGGTATCGCCTGAAGTTCGACGGGCGCCTCGGCCGCTGCGGTCATGACGGGAATGGAGGCTTGGTCAATTGTACCGGCGGACAAGGTTTGAAATGCGTTCTGGCTCAGGGCCACCGCGGCGTTCTGTGCAACGGCTACGGGTTGCGCGGCTTCGACGAACTTTGCGACCGCGGTGCGCCCCGTGGCAGGCGCCTCGAGACGATTGGACACCGCCGGGAGGTGGCGGACGAACCGCTCAACGGGGTTGTTCGCGAGCGCGGACGACCTCTTCGCGGCACTCTTGGCTTCCGCGGGCACGATGGGCTCGGCTTCCGGCTGTTCGGTCTCGTCGGGTTCTACCGGTTCGGGCACGGGATCGGTCTGGCCGGTGGCTTTCCCACTGGTGAGCGCTCCACCGGTCGATACGGCGACTCCCCGTTCCGCAGCACGCGTCAGCGAGGACAACACTTCATTTGCTCGCGAGGTCAGCGCCGTCAGCGACGGGATCTGGTTCGCCTTGGTCTTCTCGGGCGTGGTGGACACCGTCGTCGTGTTCGCGACGGGTGATTCCGGCGTCGAGGCCGAATCGTTGTTGTTGCCGTCGGTTTCGGCGGACGGCGTCGGCTCATTGGTCGTCGTATCGGATTCCGTCGGACTCGCCGAGGCCACTCCCTGGCCCGTGGCGACGGCCGCGCCGATGCCGAGAGCGACAGCTAACGCGCCGACACGCCCAATATGGTCAGATGCACTCATCGTCAACCCTAAATTATTGATGAATCCCCAGACCTGCATGAAGTGTGTCACTCCAGCCACCGAATTTCTCGATTTTCACAAACGTCACTTAATGCTTGTGATCGGACGGCCGCGAGTAAATTCGACATCAGAAGGTCAAGTTCGCTTCAAAGGAGGCCTTCGATGAAAAGTAATCTCCGCCGCCTCGGGACTGTCGTCACTGTAGGGCTCGCGCCACTCGCATGGGTCACGGTGCTGACTCCGGGGATCGGCAATGCGATCGAGTGCGGATACGGCACCGTGTTCGACCCGCCGTCCAACACCTGTGTCGGCGCACCCGCGCCACCGCCACCACCCCCGCCCCCACCGGCATGGAACGGGGACATCACACCGTACTTTTCGGTGGGGATCTGCGCGCCCATCCCGTTCGTCGCGCTATGCACCGGTATCTGACCGTTCTGCCACCGCGACAATTTTGCTAGAAGACTGGTGCCCCTTCGCTGTCTATGCCACGATGGTCGATAATTCCTGCCGTTCATCGGTGCAGGTATACAGGTAAGGACACAAAATGCGGACACAGAGCCGTTTGCCTCGCCGATTCGCTATGGTTGCCGGTTTGGGAGCTCTCGCGGCCATGGGCATGATCACCGCCGGTTGCGCGAAGGAAGAGGAGAAGGCCCCGGAGACCTCGACGACGACCACCACGTCGACCACGACATCGCCCGCCGCTGCGCCAACGGAGACCCAGAAGGCGCCGCGCATCGATCCTCAGGCGCCGAACCTTTTCACACCGCCCGTCAAGGCGCCGCCGCCCTCACAGGTTCAGCCCGGCGAACACGGGCGCCACGTGACCAACGGCTCCTAAAGCCATACACACAATGCGGCGTCGTTTTCCGGCGCTCGTTGCCGCGTCGTCACTGGTCGTCGCGTCCGGGTTGGCTGCGGGTTGCGCGCCGACCGGTTCGGCGGTCATCGGCGGCCCGTTCGCGGCGTTGCTCGCCGACTCGACCGACCTCGGCCCGTCGCGCGCGGTCGGTGCGCAGTTGACCGTCACCCTGCCCGGTTCCGCTCGCCCGGACGGCTTGATGGACTGGGCGATCGCCCGAGATCTTCGGGTGCGCTGGCGGGCAGGCGACCAGTGGGCTGTCGTTGAGGGTGACGCGGGCGATGTGGCCGAGGCCTTCGATGTGCCGGTGCACGACTACCGAGGGCCGAAGGGTCAGGAGTTCTACGCCTCGCCCGAGCAGCCGGCGGTGCCGACCGGACTCGAGCAGGGTGTTACCGCGCTCGGCCGGATCATGAGCTACATGCCGCATCGAACGAAGAAACCGGACGTTCTTGCGCGCGATGTCCAGAAGGGTGGGTTGACCCCGCCGGGCTTGCTGGATGCGTACAACGCCGATCCGCTGGTGAAGGAGGGGCACTCCGGTAAGGGCGAGACCATCGTCTTCTTCGAGTTCGACGGCTTCGACCAGAAGGACCTCGACGAATTCTCCGACACATCGGGGTTGCCGCGGTTCACGCCCGAAGTGATCGGTGGCGTCGCGGAGAAATCCTACGGTGAGACGGCGATGGATCTGCAAGTCGCGCATGCTATTGCCCCCGATGCGCACCTGGTCTACGTCAACGCCAGGCCAACGCTGGAAGGCGACGGCGGCTACGAGAAGATCGGTCGAATGTTCTCCGACGCCGACCGGCGATTCCCCGGAGCGGTGTGGAGCCTGTCGATCGGCTGGGCGTGTGACAAGTTCGTCAACGCCGCCGATCTCGCCCCCGCCGAAGCCGCACTGATCAAGGCGCAGAGAAACGGCACGACGGCGTTCGACGCGACCGGTGACAACGCCGGTCTCGAATGCAAGGGCGCCGACGAGTGGTCCTCACCTCCTGGGCCTGACGACGTCGGGTTGGACGCGGTTTCGTCGTTGCCGACGATGACCGCAGTCGGTGCGACGACGTTGTCGACCGGACCTCGTGGCCAGTGGCTGGCGGAATACGCGTGGTTCGACGCACCGTTGTCCCAAGGAACCAGCGGCGGCGTTTCGACGCTGTACGCGCGACCGAAATGGCAGGATCAGCTGGCGGCGGGACGAGATACGGAGCAGCGCAGGCTATCTCCTGACGTCTCCGCAGTCGGAGATCCGTTCACGGGCGTGCGCTTCATCTTCGGGCAGAACGAGTACGTCGGAGCAGGCACATCCCAGGCGGCGCCGATCTGGGCCGCGCTGGCGGTGCTGATGAACCAGTACCTCAAAGCCAACGGTGGACGACAGCTGGGTAACGCGAACCCGCTCCTGTATCGGGTCGCAGCAGGTGCGGATCTGCCTGGATTCCGCGATGTCGGATTGGGCGGCAACGCAGTTCATCTCGCCGGGCCCGGCTACGACCTCGTCACAGGGCTTGGCAGTCCCAACACCTACAACCTCGCTCAGAACATTCTGAAGATTCAACTGCAGGCAGCGCCCGGATGACAGAAGGGCCGTTGGCCCGCCTGCGGGTGGAGGCGTATGTGCCTGCGCCGGACGAGCCGGTGGTGCGGCTGTCCGTGGCGAGCTCCCTGTTCCCACTTCTTTCGCAACGCTCTCGCGCGGCTTTCCGGGCCGGCCTGGCCGTCATCTTCTTGCTGTTGGTCATTCTCGGGCTGCTGCGGTGGCAGGCGCCGATGATCGCGATCAGTGCCCTTGCCCTGCCTTTGATATTCCTGCTCTACCTGTATGAGACGGACAGGCACCACGTTTCGATGTTTCGTGTGCTGGTACCGACTGCACTGCTTGGCATCGGGCTCGGTGTCTGCTGGGCGTCGGCGACCGGCTCGCTGGTGTCCGCCTTCTACGACGTTTCCCCGGCAGACAGGGAATCCAGGAGGCTGGCGGTGCTCGCCGGCATCGGGGTTCCGGTCGGTGGAGCGATCCTGATGCTCGTGCCAGTGCTGGTGATGCGGTTCGCCCGTCCCACGCGAGACTCGTTGCACGGCTTCGTCATCGGATCGCTTGGCGCAATCTGCTTCACCGCCGCCGCGACGCTGGTCCGGCTCGCGCCGCAGTTCGCGAC is a genomic window of Mycobacterium sp. ITM-2016-00318 containing:
- a CDS encoding DUF4185 domain-containing protein; the protein is MSASDHIGRVGALAVALGIGAAVATGQGVASASPTESDTTTNEPTPSAETDGNNNDSASTPESPVANTTTVSTTPEKTKANQIPSLTALTSRANEVLSSLTRAAERGVAVSTGGALTSGKATGQTDPVPEPVEPDETEQPEAEPIVPAEAKSAAKRSSALANNPVERFVRHLPAVSNRLEAPATGRTAVAKFVEAAQPVAVAQNAAVALSQNAFQTLSAGTIDQASIPVMTAAAEAPVELQAIPRLLTNLISVFGLGALASNIPGAPIGSPIVMALLALGARREAESVTTLTKTAAVGNSPVAALALTDMSTAALAAPSDPSTSYVVTPTAVSGNTWIITQVTGPGGLNDTQRRFGVGGTDLGIMWDNGISENTATAVNEHQVLMLFGDTFSNSTPVRTGVWRNNFLFRSSDNMLSNGMYIQNGSVPIAGTTADDFSGAPLVYNSELNQNIFKQVIANERYAVGPDVTIIPTSAISVPYANDYGSRQYATFMDVRSWDTAGRWTTNYSGVAFSDDNGVTWHVARESIRASAPGYSTVPYVSGNQNFQQFALVKPPAGSVEAQQGWVYAYGTPSGRAGTVYLSRVHETQILDATKYQYWNGSSWVTNNPAAAKPILPATTSGGFFGFFRTTTYPKVGEMSVQYNEYEKQYIMLTTDSAGNVVMRKASQPQGPWSAPITLVSGTRMPGAYAPMIHPWSSTQNVPEADRQYLYWNLSTWDNYQVTTMRTDLSKV
- a CDS encoding S8 family serine peptidase; this translates as MRRRFPALVAASSLVVASGLAAGCAPTGSAVIGGPFAALLADSTDLGPSRAVGAQLTVTLPGSARPDGLMDWAIARDLRVRWRAGDQWAVVEGDAGDVAEAFDVPVHDYRGPKGQEFYASPEQPAVPTGLEQGVTALGRIMSYMPHRTKKPDVLARDVQKGGLTPPGLLDAYNADPLVKEGHSGKGETIVFFEFDGFDQKDLDEFSDTSGLPRFTPEVIGGVAEKSYGETAMDLQVAHAIAPDAHLVYVNARPTLEGDGGYEKIGRMFSDADRRFPGAVWSLSIGWACDKFVNAADLAPAEAALIKAQRNGTTAFDATGDNAGLECKGADEWSSPPGPDDVGLDAVSSLPTMTAVGATTLSTGPRGQWLAEYAWFDAPLSQGTSGGVSTLYARPKWQDQLAAGRDTEQRRLSPDVSAVGDPFTGVRFIFGQNEYVGAGTSQAAPIWAALAVLMNQYLKANGGRQLGNANPLLYRVAAGADLPGFRDVGLGGNAVHLAGPGYDLVTGLGSPNTYNLAQNILKIQLQAAPG